A section of the Acropora muricata isolate sample 2 chromosome 4, ASM3666990v1, whole genome shotgun sequence genome encodes:
- the LOC136915782 gene encoding uncharacterized protein, which yields MQWTLYLMNSSVLPSSKPRRTYMHTSTYLLKFRNLKKIFVNALKDFIEFADGKKLHFPRWKKLGGHGPPRPLPFLRHCYISFTPWKVLNYHRNSRNLPWKSRF from the exons ATGCAGTGGACATTATATCTAAT GAACTCAAGCGTGCTGCCATCAAGCAAGCCCAGGAGGACCTACATGCATACATCAACAT ATCTATTGAAATTCAGGAATTTGAAGAAAATCTTTGTGAATGCATTGAAAGATTTTATAG AATTTGCAGATGGGAAGAAACTTCACTTTCCAAGGT ggaaaaaactgggggggcacgggccccccagGCCCCTCCCCTTTCTACGGCACTGTTACATTAGTTTTACTCCCTGGAAAGTACTTAATTACCATAGGAATTCTCGGAATCTTCCTTGGAAATCCAGATTTTAA
- the LOC136914009 gene encoding homeobox protein EMX1-like yields MYQSSFRTFCSCRLYPSYTAENRQTQEHDCRPASLPYQTSNESNLRLQANSLLQISDDPRLFSKAERPSALFPAASATAFSVIPARHPGFYVSASNHCFSAGQQLIFPFSGASFSATQYPGSSFNVGSRGKPETKKRRKRTIFTTDQLKRLEAAFEQQQYLVGTERERLATDLNLSETQVKIWFQNRRIKWRKEHLYAAVHDDQRRLRGDGQMLI; encoded by the exons ATGTATCAATCGTCTTTTCGCACGTTTTGCTCGTGTCGTCTTTATCCAAGTTACACAGCTGAAAACAGACAAACACAAGAACATGATTGCCGACCCGCATCGCTTCCGTACCAAACATCTAACGAATCTAATTTGAGACTGCAAGCGAACTCGTTGCTGCAGATTTCTGATGACCCGAGGTTGTTCTCCAAGGCAGAGCGTCCTTCGGCGCTTTTCCCAGCTGCCTCTGCCACTGCTTTCAGTGTGATTCCAGCTCGACATCCCGGGTTTTATGTTTCAGCTTCAAATCACTGTTTCTCTGCAGGACAGCAGCTGATTTTCCCGTTTAGTGGAGCATCTTTTTCCGCCACACAGTATC CCGGCAGCAGCTTCAATGTGGGATCACGAGGCAAACCAGAAACAAAAAAGCGTCGTAAGCGCACCATATTTACCACGGACCAATTAAAACGACTGGAGGCTGCCTTCGAGCAACAGCAGTACCTGGTGGGAACAGAGAGAGAGCGCCTAGCAACAGATTTAAATCTGTCAGAGACTCAagtgaaaatttggtttcaaaacaGAAGAATCAAATGGAGAAAGGAACATTTGTACGCTGCGGTACATGATGATCAGCGCCGCTTGAGAGGCGATGGGCAAATGCTAATTTAA